The sequence below is a genomic window from Hydractinia symbiolongicarpus strain clone_291-10 chromosome 10, HSymV2.1, whole genome shotgun sequence.
GCTTGTTTTccgttttctattttttttttaaacaattttttgttattcAGGTTTGTATGTAAATCTACATTTCAAACTAATCAACATCTACAGATCAATACTTTACCTGATAGCTCTCACAGGTACACCATAATTTGTTAAATATTCAATTCCATGCATGTAATAATCGTGTTtactaaaaacataaaaaagataaCTAATACTACTTCAAAACAATGATGCAAAACTCCACACATAAACGTGTAATAATAAAGCTTTCACAGTTTAACAGTTCACTTTCTcaattaaaaaactttagataaatttaTACCAATGTTTTCCAATTAACTCTTTTAGATTCATTTCCAGTGTTACAATATCTTCCGCTGaatcctaaaaaattaaaacatttcccaACTGACAAGATCGACAAACAAACATGCAAAAAGATATGGAATCAAAAACAAGAGCGAACCTGAATCTCTATTGATTCTGCTGCAGATAAAAACGAATCATTGTCACTGTCATCATCCCAGTCATCACTAAAGTTTTTCTGATCACGTATAAGATTTACAATCTCATCATAACCTTCACATGTTCCTTCTGGTGCATCCTCAATATTTAGGTCTTCGGTTATCGCCTTGTGTTGGTCATAAATATACACACTGGATTTTTCATTCACCAACTGTATGTCCTGCGCAAAGTCCAGCATCTGACGAAGTCTGTTAAGTTCGTTTTCAATAACTAAACTGCTACGATTGCTTTTaacatttgtttcattgtttattCCAAGAACCTCTTCAATTTCTGACACAGATTTACTAAAGTCATTGATagctacaaacaaacaaaaaaagttactAAAACTTCAAAAGACATTCTTAGAAaaccaaaaataaaattctgttaaacataaataaaaataatttatcaaCTGCTTAGACACAATAGTATAAACAAAACTTCTTGAGCAATAAAGAAGACATGCAAAACATAAATTATACCTTCATTAAGGTTGACATCTGTTGCATTGTCCTTACCTTCAAATATTAGATAATAAAACAactatataatttaaaaagacCATTTTCTTTTACTCAAACAAACATAAATACCCACCCTGCTTTTCAGCATCAGGTTTAGCTACACCATACACAGACCGACTCCTTTTAGAAGATATTGAGCTGTGCCTGCTTCGTTGTCTCCTTAATACTCGTTTTGAAGCTATAAACATAATGATATATTTGGTAAATCCTCGCAGCACTCTCCCTTTTCTAAACACTTTAAAAATTTGCCTCCCAAAAGATGAAACAATTTTGATTTCCTTAACAAAAATTTACAACGTCCTGATGTATGCTCATGCCTAAGGTCCTAAAGTATACATCTGATGAACAATGTATTTAAAGGGATGTGCAGTATTTGTTTAATTGTCAATCAAATACTGGAAAGACTAATTTGTCAAGTTTGGTGCAATATTATATGCCATAGCATATATTAGCAGGGGGATAAACTGCATTAGCTGATCTTGTGGATATGCAAGTCTAAATCTACTGGTTACTCTCATTAAATATATACTCTAAATGTTTTAAGTCATTTGGgaaacaaatcaaaaaacagGTGGCCTGGTATGTCTGAACAATCCTTCACCTGATAGAAAATTGTTACAGAAGAATTCTGTGTTAAAAGCTTATTCATCAAAAatacacacttatttttttcctttggtTGCTGCCCGGAATTTAGTTGATTATTCTACATGGAAAACATGTTAAAGTCATTTCCCTGTTTTTATCCAGAAAATTGAAGACTTTTGATAAGCGATTTTTTAAGGTATGTTATGGTATTGTTATGACGAAGTGATTTTATTGTAGTTGCAACAGCATTTCTTTTTGCAGTTGCAGAGTGTTGAGTGCAATTTGAAGACCGCCTTATggaacaaatttaaaatatatcaaCTGCATTAAAATTTAATCTTTACAAAAAAGTAAAACTTTTTAATGCATAATAAAGCCGTTCTAACAGAAGACAAAATAGGAAGGTTGGTAGAGCATTTAAAGTATTGACGTATTGTCACTGAAAACTTTATCCTGTGACAATCTTAGCATTTTCACAAatcataagaaaattaaaatatatatatatattttttttttaccagatGATCTATCATCGTCTTTGATCACTACATGCCGTTGCCCCCCAACAATAGTAGGCTGACGTTTTAGAATAGATTTCTTCGATGTAACAGTGCTTGATGACCATGTAGGAAGAAACTGTCCCTTTTCCAAATAGTTCTTTGTGAAATATATAATAGCACTAACACCAAGTAAGGAGGATAAAACTAATAATTTAGTTTTAGTTGTCTGTAACAGAGATGTTATTCCACTTCCTCCGCTGGTTGATTCCATCTCGCATTTGAAACATTAATTCTAGAATGAattattgaaaatataactaaacAGAAATTGAGCAGCTGCCAACCTTGTAGTGCAAGTACAATCATTTTTTCTCAACCAACACAAAATCTTGTTCCTCAAACTGTTGTTTACTTAGCAAAGCATTTAACAAAATATGGTCTGACTTTGTAGAGAATGCACTTTACCGTTTGCCATGTTGCCTGTAagcctaattaggtgtttacaTTGACTGAAGTAGTAACAATATATATGACAGTTAaatttatgtgaaaaaaaacgTAGATTCTATTCAAACTATTTTGAAGTAGTTGTTCGCTAGCTAGAGCCTTATTTGCCTTCTTTCTTAAGGGAAGAAAAGATATTGGCCAAATATTACTATTGGCCCCCAGGCTTTTACAAACACATTTTCACTGGCATAAGTGGTCAGAAATCACGTTTAATCGATGCTTTTTTGCAACAAAACAAAGACATGCTTGCCAGTCGCCTCCCGCTTTTCTGTCTAGTTCAAGGTTCATATCGGTTTTGGACCAGACTCGCGATCGGGCTATAACTCCATTTAGCACTAGCTCAACTGTACTTGAACCTCAGCACAACCTCAACACTCTATCAGACATTGTCGTATTCTTGGCCCCGACGGCAGCTCCACTGCATTCGACATACACTGTTAAACATCAGAAAGCACTTTAAACGTGAAAATGTTGTTATTACATACTAATAACTGATGCAATATCTTTGTAATAAATAGTAATacgtagtacttagtaatatacggtaatgcactgtaatactttgtagtattcggtaatacactgtaataccttgtagtattcaattATGCGCTGATCCTGATTGTTCGATACGTACAATGTATTATCTGTATTTGTAATTTAATATATACATCTTGAAGTACAGCGTTGTCTACAATGCTTCGTTGAAAATCACTGCATGGTCTTACAAACGTGCATCAAATTGTATTGAAGACGATATATTGCATAGAACGAAGTGAAGCTTTACCGCAATTGGAAGTATCAACTGCTATGACTCTGTTTATTTTTGAGGAAATAGTGGCTTGCAACAGAGTATGTCAAATACTTAAAttcaaatgtttctttttaGCAAGAGTGTTACAACATATTTTATCTAGTTTCCTCTTTTTTCTGGCAGATATACCTTGTAAATGTTTTTCTGTGTTAGGTATGGTCACTTGGTGCCTATAAGCTGATAAAATATATAAGTCAGTGTGGCCTTAGCTTTTTCCATAACCACAAAAGTCAGATATAGCTGCCGTATGAACGACTGCTGCGACCTTTTCTTTTATCTAATTTCAAATAGGTAAAAATTAGAGAGGGAGTGCAAGGTTGTCTATTACTAACTAATTACTGTACCGTTCTCTTTTGTTGCGTGCATGAAAAACGCCTCCGTCCCCGTATCTTCATGTGCCCATTTACTCAATGACAAACAATATTTGTTTAATTCATAAACCCTATTTAGGTAATAGCTTCAAAAATGCGCTGATTTAGTGGAATTTTTGCTTTtcgcaatattttaaaaaggagTATTATCAGAACGACAAAGCGTAACATAGAAAACTACACcattttaaataactaatttctcTCCCCTTTCAAACAGATCTCTGTAATACCAATTCTTAATCCTCTTTTCAAGTTTCgttttcttcttaataaaaattgTCCTGTACTTCTTGAATTGCCTAAATTGCCCAACAACTCATTATTCGGGAAAATATTACAGTCGTATGAAAGTGATTTACTGATTCATAATTTAATAGAGTGTGGTACTTAATCACGTACATCAAATACGCATAATATCGCATAACACAATATTGCTCAATATAATACGACACAATATGGTGTGATATCACGTGACCTTAGCACAATAACATAATTTTCACGCATGTCAGCTAATACATGTCAGCAAATACAACCGTTCAGTCATACTAATTAATGAATTTTTGAATAGACGTCCGGATTGTCTTGCTTTGTAAGAACACAGTGTTTATGCATACATGTTATGTTGATTAGAGCATCGGTTAAGTGCATTGAAACGTTCTATCAAAGACCGTTAACTTACTTTACAGATA
It includes:
- the LOC130662287 gene encoding mitoguardin 2-like, which gives rise to MESTSGGSGITSLLQTTKTKLLVLSSLLGVSAIIYFTKNYLEKGQFLPTWSSSTVTSKKSILKRQPTIVGGQRHVVIKDDDRSSASKRVLRRQRSRHSSISSKRSRSVYGVAKPDAEKQGKDNATDVNLNEAINDFSKSVSEIEEVLGINNETNVKSNRSSLVIENELNRLRQMLDFAQDIQLVNEKSSVYIYDQHKAITEDLNIEDAPEGTCEGYDEIVNLIRDQKNFSDDWDDDSDNDSFLSAAESIEIQDSAEDIVTLEMNLKELIGKHCKHDYYMHGIEYLTNYGVPVRAIRTELLQCDNDVDFCVKVYCIRRAFKKLLKKKEYKDWFVECGKEVLSGLIRKANYDDSQFFVDFNDMMNYCEDANNWESIEEELSGRGICYVNFYDIILDFIIMDSFQDLENPPAGITTAIHNRWLSLRIKETALSTAIWTVIRGKKRMLENPAGFFSRFYDISMHITPILAWGFLGPVEDLNKLCSSFKKSVQGFLCDIFSTETANYKSVQTLSDDILRLAKKRKEEIITLIS